In one Prosthecochloris aestuarii DSM 271 genomic region, the following are encoded:
- a CDS encoding AtpZ/AtpI family protein yields the protein MHQDDERFQDYFGRSVRALSDYLGIGFQIAGSFVFFVLIGYWGDQQFGTSPILLLVGVVVGMVGMVLVLLKVVKSANAETDRKKK from the coding sequence ATGCATCAGGATGATGAGCGTTTTCAGGATTATTTCGGGCGCTCTGTCAGGGCGTTGTCGGATTATCTTGGAATTGGATTTCAGATTGCCGGAAGTTTTGTTTTTTTTGTGCTTATCGGGTACTGGGGCGATCAGCAATTTGGCACGTCGCCTATTCTTCTGCTCGTAGGAGTGGTTGTCGGCATGGTCGGTATGGTGCTTGTGCTGCTGAAGGTTGTCAAAAGCGCTAACGCGGAAACGGACAGAAAGAAAAAGTAA